The sequence below is a genomic window from Synechococcus sp. PCC 7335.
CTCTATATTCCCCAGTGGCTAGGTGAGGAATAAGGGTAAGAGAAAGCGATAGAGTTTGATCTAGTTTAGGCATTAGGCTTTCTTGATAAAGGGCACTAGATGCATCATATAATCTCGTTTCCCGATATCTACACCTGCCATACGAAGAATGTCATAGGCCGTAACCAAGTGGAAATAGAAGTTTGGTACGAGAAACTCATTGATGTAAGCGTTACCTGGTAGCTCAATATAGGCTCCTTGTCCTAACTCAATGCGGGCAAGCTCATCTAGCTGTGCATCTTCAACTCTGATACCTGAAAGCAACGCTTGGGTGTTTGTGATATGTTCATATGCCTGCACGCAGGAGGGAACATCTGGATTTAGATTATCCATTGGCTTACCTTCACACCACAGCGCAAAGTTACGCGGCTGATTGCAGGTAAAGGCAATCTGCGTACCAAAAGGGAGCATATCTGCCGTAATTCGCTTTTGAAGAAACGATTCATCCCCAAAATGAGTCTGAGCCACCTGTAAGAGATGTTTAAGCGTTGTCAGACGGCTGTCGAAGATAGTTTTAGTTGACTCTATGATCTTCCTACTCTGCATTCTATAGATCCCCCAAGACTTAGCTGATGTCACTTTACAACCGGACAGCGTAGTTGCTTCTATCAATGCAGCCAGATAATGCATCAAACGCTTACGACTATACTGTTGCTATCAAAAGTAGGTTGTGGAGCTTTCTTGAGCTATCGCATGCTATCTTGCTCAACTAAGAAACCCTATAGACAGCGAAACAAAGTGTTCCCAAACCTATATCCTCCATCGAGGAGATCCCAGCAGAACTGCTTACTGGCTTCTATAGCAATGTGCGGATGCATACTCTGCGAGAAGGCAAAGCCTACGTGCATTGCGAGTCACTTAGCCGGTTGAAACACAAGGGTTATAGCCAATGACTATGCCGTAAGCTAAGTGACCAAAGCTATAAGTAGAGACTTCATCATGGCACAAGAGATATTTGACGTTGTTATGCCTCTTTTCAAAGTCAGGTGGAATACCTGTGTAGTGCTAGAGGGACTAACGCATCACTATTCTCCTCGAACCATCCACGTCATTACCCCCGCAAAGGAGGTAGAAATCCTAGCAGAAACAGCTAAAGATAGAGCCATTGCTCCTCTAGAAATCCATGCGGAGGAAGACTTTTTTCAACCGTTGGGGTTAACTAAGGAATCCATCTGCGGGGAGCTTGATCTAGGAAAATCGCTCTATACTCCCGGTTGGTTTTACCAGCAGCTGCTCAAGTTAGGAGCGTTTGAGGGAATTGCTGGCTTAAGTGAGTGGTATCTTGTTTGGGATAGCGATCTGCTGCCAGTAGCTACCTGGCCTATCTTGACCACAGCCGCAGGCAGATTAAAGCATACCTTTGCCCTGCTTCAGCACAACGGCTGGGGCAATGCCAGCATTGTCTCTAAATGGAAAACTTGGATTAATGAAGTACTAGGCGTCCCGGCTGTGACGGATCCGGTGGCCACCTTTACCGCTCACCATATGTGGTTTAAGCAGGAGCATCTAAAGTCTTTTGGCCAGCGCATCAATCAGTATTTTGATGCTAAAGATCATTGGCTCTGCCTGATGATGCGATCGGCTAATCAGTTTGGCACTTTTGGCGAATACTGGTGCTATTCCTCTTGGGTCGCTAATCAGGCTTCTGAGGATCTGTCCTTTCATCCTTATGAGCTGTACGGCGCTACCACGGAACGCTTTTTTGATGATGGGACGGGACTCTTTTTCACTGCTCTGCGAGATTATCTGATAGAGCAAGCCAGACCCATCGACGATGATCTGTTTCCCTCGTATCGCGAAGTCGATGATTTTATTCGGGTGGCTTATGGTGCTGATGCGCTGCCTTCTTCATTATCTTTTGAAAGCAGTCCTCGCCACCTGA
It includes:
- a CDS encoding DUF1993 domain-containing protein; translated protein: MQSRKIIESTKTIFDSRLTTLKHLLQVAQTHFGDESFLQKRITADMLPFGTQIAFTCNQPRNFALWCEGKPMDNLNPDVPSCVQAYEHITNTQALLSGIRVEDAQLDELARIELGQGAYIELPGNAYINEFLVPNFYFHLVTAYDILRMAGVDIGKRDYMMHLVPFIKKA
- a CDS encoding DUF6492 family protein, whose protein sequence is MAQEIFDVVMPLFKVRWNTCVVLEGLTHHYSPRTIHVITPAKEVEILAETAKDRAIAPLEIHAEEDFFQPLGLTKESICGELDLGKSLYTPGWFYQQLLKLGAFEGIAGLSEWYLVWDSDLLPVATWPILTTAAGRLKHTFALLQHNGWGNASIVSKWKTWINEVLGVPAVTDPVATFTAHHMWFKQEHLKSFGQRINQYFDAKDHWLCLMMRSANQFGTFGEYWCYSSWVANQASEDLSFHPYELYGATTERFFDDGTGLFFTALRDYLIEQARPIDDDLFPSYREVDDFIRVAYGADALPSSLSFESSPRHLKKNEKTMHIEESRSRWNPRRVEPSSIT